CCTCGCCACGGCGAAGGAATCGATGGACATCCATCGCGCCTACTTCGGCGGCATGGCGATGGCGATGAATCAACTGTCTTGAAAAGAAAGGCAAGGGAAGAATGATGAGAAAATTTTTGCTCGCAGCTTTTATCGTTACCATTTTGGGGGTGAACATGGCCGACGCGCAGGAAAAGAAGGGACCGCTTTACGCGACGATGAAGACCAGCATGGGGGATATCGTGCTGGTTCTGTTCGAAGATAAGGCGCCGAAGACCGTCGCGAACTTCGTCGGCCTCGCGACGGGGACGAAGGAATGGACCGATCCGAAAACCGGACAGCCGGTCAAGCGGCCATTTTACAACGGCACGACATTCCATCGCGTGATTCCCGGCTTCATGATCCAGGGCGGCGATCCGTTGGGCAACGGTAGAGGCGGTCCCGGGTACCGGTTCGAAGACGAGTTTCATCCCGAATTGAAACATTCCAAGCCCGGAATTCTTTCCATGGCGAATGCCGGGCCGAACACCAACGGCAGCCAGTTCTTTATTACGGTGGTTCCGACTCCACCGCTCGACGGCAAGCACGCCGTCTTCGGCGAAGTCGTCAAAGGTCAGGAGGTCGTGAGCGCCATCGTCACCACACCGCGGGGCGCGAACGACAAGCCGGTCAAAGACGTCGTGCTGAAGGAAGTCGTCATCTCGCGCGGCAGCTATTGAATTCCAGCCGTTTGAAAGTGAGCAGGAATGTTCTAGAGTAAATCTATCGCAGGAGTACCTTTAGGCATGGGACTCACGCACGTTTCCGCAACCGTTATAAACCCGGGCAATCCACGAAGGAAAAAGAAGCTCAGCTTGCTCGTGGACTCGGGAACTGTTTACTCGGTGGTGCCTAAAAACGTGCTGCGCGGGCTTGGCGTCAAGCCTCATTCAAAAAAGACTTTT
The nucleotide sequence above comes from Candidatus Binatia bacterium. Encoded proteins:
- a CDS encoding peptidylprolyl isomerase yields the protein MADAQEKKGPLYATMKTSMGDIVLVLFEDKAPKTVANFVGLATGTKEWTDPKTGQPVKRPFYNGTTFHRVIPGFMIQGGDPLGNGRGGPGYRFEDEFHPELKHSKPGILSMANAGPNTNGSQFFITVVPTPPLDGKHAVFGEVVKGQEVVSAIVTTPRGANDKPVKDVVLKEVVISRGSY